From one Populus alba chromosome 17, ASM523922v2, whole genome shotgun sequence genomic stretch:
- the LOC118029702 gene encoding proline-rich receptor-like protein kinase PERK8, with translation MASLTPSPDSSPSLIPISISPPSPPSSPDSTTNSPPPSTSQPDKTTDPPVPSTPSNPATPPPQSPPPTPPAASPPAQPLSPPPSPIIPSTPPPSAPPPSPPASPPQAPPALTPPSPPAAPPPASTTSPPPPNEYPPPPVSTSAPPQASPTPPPPLQAVSPSPPPPANVPIPPSTNSPPPPTAKSPETPPAPPTVTTPPPSSQSDSPPPKTNSPPPPIPTLPSPPPSVPSTSSTPPSISPPAPPVNSSATGSPTSPIPSIPTEKPTARATNDTNVSANTSSSGPGGSNSGGAVAIGIVVGFVALSLLVMGVWFAQKRKRRKGENIGYTMPSPFASSQNSDSLFLKPYPPAPLVGSHSGSDFIYSPSEPGVINNSRSWFTYEELVQATNGFSAQNRLGEGGFGCVYKGVLVDGREVAVKQLKIGGSQGEREFRAEVEIISRVHHRHLVSLVGYCISENQRLLVYDFLPNDTLYYHLHGEGRPLMDWATRVKVAAGAARGIAYLHEDCHPRIIHRDIKSSNILLDDTFEAQVSDFGLAKIALELDSNTHVSTRVMGTFGYMAPEYATSGKLTEKSDVYSFGVVLLEFITSRKPVDASRPLGDESLVEWARPLLTTALENEDFEALVDPELEKNYVPSEMFRMIEAAAACVRHSAAKRPRMSQVVRALDLLDESSDLSNGMKPGQSEIFDSRQHSAQIRMFQRLAFGSQDYSSDFFDHTQSSWRSRDPGGYV, from the exons ATGGCTTCCTTAACACCTTCACCAGATTCTTCTCCCTCTTTAATACCAATCTCTATttcaccaccatcaccaccatcatcaccagATTCTACAACCAATTCACCACCTCCTTCGACATCTCAGCCTGATAAGACCACTGACCCTCCAGTGCCTTCAACACCATCTAACCCTGCAACCCCACCTCCTCAATCCCCACCACCAACCCCACCTGCTGCTTCCCCACCAGCTCAACCACTATctccaccaccatcaccaataaTTCCCTCAACACCTCCACCATCTGCCCCACCACCATCACCCCCGGCATCCCCACCACAAGCCCCTCCAGCATTAACACCTCCTTCACCACCTGCTGCGCCTCCCCCTGCTTCTACTACTTCACCGCCCCCTCCGAATGAATACCCTCCCCCACCAGTAAGCACCTCCGCTCCTCCACAAGCCTCTCCAACACCCCCACCTCCCCTTCAAGCTGTTTCACCTTCTCCACCTCCTCCTGCAAATGTCCCGATACCCCCTTCTACAAATTCGCCTCCTCCGCCAACAGCAAAGTCCCCTGAAACTCCCCCTGCACCTCCTACAGTCACTACTCCTCCACCTAGTTCTCAATCTGATAGTCCTCCACCAAAAACaaattctcctcctcctccaataCCCACATTGCCTTCACCACCTCCATCAGTTCCATCAACCTCATCAACACCTCCGTCAATATCTCCTCCAGCTCCTCCAGTTAATTCATCAGCAACAGGAAGTCCTACCTCACCCATTCCCTCTATCCCAACAGAGAAACCAACTGCTAGAGCAACTAATGACACCAATGTCTCTGCGAATACCTCATCCAGTGGTCCTGGGGGTTCAAACTCTGGAGGTGCAGTTGCAATAGGCATTGTGGTTGGGTTTGTAGCACTCAGTCTTCTAGTGATGGGTGTGTGGTTTGCACAAAagcgaaagagaagaaaaggagaaaatattGGTTACACTATGCCTTCCCCATTTGCCTCCTCACAAAATTCAG ATTCACTATTTCTAAAACCTTATCCTCCAGCTCCCTTGGTTGGCAGTCATTCTGGCAGTGATTTCATCTATTCACCATCAGAGCCAGGTGTGATAAATAATTCAAGGTCATGGTTCACATATGAAGAACTTGTCCAAGCCACAAATGGGTTTTCAGCACAGAATCGTCTAGGTGAAGGTGGATTTGGTTGTGTATACAAAGGTGTCCTGGTTGATGGAAGAGAAGTAGCTGTGAAACAATTAAAGATTGGTGGTTCTCAAGGGGAGCGTGAATTCAGAGCAGAGGTTGAGATTATTAGTCGAGTGCATCATCGACATTTGGTTTCACTGGTGGGTTACTGTATATCCGAGAATCAAAGACTGCTTGTCTATGACTTCCTTCCCAATGATACTCTTTATTACCATTTGCACG GTGAAGGCAGGCCACTTATGGATTGGGCAACAAGGGTCAAGGTTGCTGCTGGTGCAGCTCGTGGCATAGCTTATCTGCATGAGGATT GCCATCCACGAATTATTCACAGGGATATCAAGTCATCTAACATCCTTCTTGATGACACTTTTGAAGCGCAG GTTTCAGATTTTGGGCTTGCTAAGATAGCTCTGGAACTGGATTCAAACACACATGTATCCACACGTGTGATGGGAACCTTTGG GTACATGGCTCCAGAGTATGCAACAAGTGGAAAGTTGACTGAAAAATCTGATGTTTATTCATTTGGGGTTGTGCTTTTGGAGTTCATTACAAGCCGTAAGCCTGTGGATGCTTCTCGGCCACTAGGTGATGAAAGCCTCGTTGAATGG GCTCGACCATTGCTCACCACTGCGCTTGAAAATGAAGACTTTGAAGCATTGGTTGATCCAGAGCTGGAGAAGAACTATGTTCCAAGTGAAATGTTTCGGATGATTGAGGCAGCTGCAGCTTGTGTGCGTCATTCAGCTGCAAAAAGGCCACGAATGAGTCAG GTGGTGAGAGCCTTGGACTTGTTAGATGAGTCATCGGATCTATCTAACGGGATGAAACCTGGCCAAAGTGAAATATTTGATTCAAGACAACACTCTGCACAAATCAGAATGTTTCAGAGGTTGGCATTTGGTAGCCAAGACTACAGCTCAGATTTTTTTGATCACACCCAGAGTAGCTGGAGGAGCAGAGATCCTGGGGGTTATGTTTAG